The Nitrospirota bacterium genome has a segment encoding these proteins:
- a CDS encoding cytochrome C, protein MILVFIVPFGAMWGGRFLEHSPSFCISCHEMQPSYDGWIASGASKHHPDCIQCHSGPGLQGVLESEWRGLHFLKVHYFGHRKANQPFRVKMPEEFCLQCHSAGKLMEAHRPFQTGGHTCADCHKHNPGWKFKGELHP, encoded by the coding sequence TTGATTCTGGTTTTCATAGTTCCTTTTGGCGCGATGTGGGGAGGTCGTTTCCTTGAACATTCTCCTTCCTTTTGCATTTCCTGCCATGAAATGCAACCCAGCTACGACGGCTGGATCGCTTCGGGAGCTTCAAAACATCATCCCGATTGTATCCAATGTCATAGCGGTCCCGGATTGCAAGGAGTCCTCGAATCCGAATGGCGGGGACTCCATTTTCTCAAGGTTCATTATTTTGGACACCGGAAAGCCAATCAGCCGTTTAGGGTAAAGATGCCCGAAGAATTTTGTCTGCAATGCCACAGCGCCGGTAAGCTGATGGAGGCGCATCGGCCTTTCCAAACCGGCGGCCACACCTGCGCCGATTGCCATAAGCATAACCCGGGCTGGAAATTCAAAGGAGAGCTTCATCCTTAA